A window from Culex pipiens pallens isolate TS chromosome 3, TS_CPP_V2, whole genome shotgun sequence encodes these proteins:
- the LOC120419585 gene encoding sugar transporter SWEET1-like, with protein sequence MLDALSEVLQPYKELVGNAAAIVTVLQMFSGCFVCNDIRRKGTSGFSPMPFIGGCALTVLFLQHALLMGDPAMIKANVVGFGISAVYATFFLLYTPRKDRTAFWKQVAMSTALTAALLAYAQIENPAVVEDRFGLIVTILMLMLIAQPLFGLPEIMRKKSTEGLPFAMILSGTIVGFMWLLYGVILNNMFVILQNLAGVTLSAIQLALFAIYPSKDSKKKKN encoded by the exons atgCTGGACGCTCTGTCCGAGGTGCTGCAGCCGTACAAGGAGCTGGTGGGGAATGCGGCTGCGATCGTGACCGTGCTGCAGATGTTCAGCGGCTGCTTCGTGTGCAACGACATCCGCCGGAAGGGAACTTCGGGCTTCTCGCCGATGCCGTTCATCGGCGGTTGTGCGCT AACCGTCCTCTTCCTCCAGCACGCCCTCCTAATGGGCGACCCAGCCATGATAAAGGCCAACGTGGTCGGTTTCGGCATCAGCGCAGTCTACGCCACGTTCTTCCTGCTGTACACCCCTCGAAAAGATCGCACGGCCTTTTGGAAGCAGGTCGCTATGTCTACGGCCCTAACGGCTGCCCTGCTAGCCTACGCCCAGATCGAGAATCCGGCCGTCGTCGAGGACCGCTTCGGGCTGATCGTGACCAtcctgatgctgatgctgatcgCCCAGCCACTGTTTGGATTG CCCGAGATAATGCGCAAGAAGAGCACCGAAGGACTTCCGTTCGCGATGATTCTGTCCGGAACGATCGTCGGATTTATGTGGCTGCTGTACGGCGTAATTCTGAACAACATGTTTGTGATT TTGCAAAATTTGGCCGGTGTGACGCTCAGCGCAATCCAGCTGGCACTGTTTGCCATTTACCCGTCCAAGGAttcgaagaaaaagaaaaactaa
- the LOC120418647 gene encoding KH domain-containing, RNA-binding, signal transduction-associated protein 2-like isoform X3, with the protein MADNQENGYDEASDFKRKNNNKQAPDADEDMDAESQQQSQKAQEYIKGMMAERQALDRKYPIADRLLEVEIESVQKSGKPPARRYIDIYREKHIKVSVKILVPMKEHPRFNFVGKLLGPKGNTLKRLQEDTMCKMAILGRGSMKDRKKEEELRASMDTKYAHLSDELHVEVSANGPPAEVHARIAYAMAELRKYLIPDSNDFIRQEQMRELMEDQDPEVAVPPKKVYKPKPIPMEQPSPPPPPQIAMSRPLPAQKKVLSILDKARAAMEETHGPSTSTFRQMAPAQRYEEPVYEHGYEPTYAYHPSGPPAPRPKYAPAPQEAPEYEQEYRREYYREPAPYAARGFVRGSYRGIYMPRRGHPPPATTTTYQ; encoded by the exons ATGGCTGACAACCAGGAGAATGGCTACGACGAGGCGAGCGACTTCAAGCGCAAGAACAACAACAAGCAAGCGCCGGATGCGGACGAGGACATGGACGCCGAGAGCCAACAGCAGTCCCAGAAGGCGCAGGAGTACATCAAGGGCATGATGGCCGAGCGGCAGGCGCTGGACCGCAAGTATCCGATCGCGGACCGGCTTCTGGAAGTGG AAATTGAATCCGTCCAGAAATCGGGCAAACCGCCGGCGCGTCGCTACATCGACATCTACCGCGAGAAGCACATCAAGGTCTCGGTGAAGATCCTCGTCCCCATGAAGGAGCACCCGCGGTTCAACTTTGTCGGCAAGCTGCTCGGCCCCAAGGGAAACACGCTGAAGCGCCTCCAGGAGGACACCATGTGCAAGATGGCCATCCTGGGACGTGGCTCGATGAAGGACCGCAAAAAGGAGGAGGAACTGCGCGCCTCGATGGACACCAAGTACGCGCACCTGTCTGACGAACTGCACGTCGAAGTCAGCGCGAACGGACCGCCGGCGGAAGTGCACGCCCGGATCGCGTACGCCATGGCTGAACTGCGCAAGTACCTTATCCCGGACAGCAACGACTTCATCCGGCAGGAGCAGATGCGCGAACTGATGGAGGACCAGGACCCGGAGGTGGCGGTCCCCCCCAAGAAGGTCTACAAACCGAAGCCGATTCCGATGGAACAGCCgtcgccaccgccgccgccgcagaTTGCCATGTCGCGCCCGCTGCCCGCCCAGAAGAAGGTGCTGTCGATTTTGGACAAGGCGCGCGCCGCCATGGAGGAGACGCACGGACCAAG CACTTCCACTTTCAGACAAATGGCCCCGGCCCAGCGCTACGAGGAACCGGTGTACGAGCACGGGTACGAACCGACGTACGCGTACCACCCGTCCGGTCCGCCCGCACCCCGCCCCAAGTACGCCCCCGCCCCCCAGGAAGCCCCCGAGTACGAGCAGGAGTACCGCCGTGAGTACTACCGAGAGCCGGCCCCGTACGCAG CGCGAGGTTTCGTCCGGGGCTCATATCGGGGTATTTACATGCCACGGAGGGGGCATCCTCCGCCGGCGACAACAACGACATATCAGTGA
- the LOC120418647 gene encoding KH domain-containing, RNA-binding, signal transduction-associated protein 2-like isoform X2, with amino-acid sequence MADNQENGYDEASDFKRKNNNKQAPDADEDMDAESQQQSQKAQEYIKGMMAERQALDRKYPIADRLLEVEIESVQKSGKPPARRYIDIYREKHIKVSVKILVPMKEHPRFNFVGKLLGPKGNTLKRLQEDTMCKMAILGRGSMKDRKKEEELRASMDTKYAHLSDELHVEVSANGPPAEVHARIAYAMAELRKYLIPDSNDFIRQEQMRELMEDQDPEVAVPPKKVYKPKPIPMEQPSPPPPPQIAMSRPLPAQKKVLSILDKARAAMEETHGPRQMAPAQRYEEPVYEHGYEPTYAYHPSGPPAPRPKYAPAPQEAPEYEQEYRREYYREPAPYAAAKPAPVTPGSRTWKPSSSYVTQPPSRVVHLEEATMMKREPVPRYRHAPYTRPQK; translated from the exons ATGGCTGACAACCAGGAGAATGGCTACGACGAGGCGAGCGACTTCAAGCGCAAGAACAACAACAAGCAAGCGCCGGATGCGGACGAGGACATGGACGCCGAGAGCCAACAGCAGTCCCAGAAGGCGCAGGAGTACATCAAGGGCATGATGGCCGAGCGGCAGGCGCTGGACCGCAAGTATCCGATCGCGGACCGGCTTCTGGAAGTGG AAATTGAATCCGTCCAGAAATCGGGCAAACCGCCGGCGCGTCGCTACATCGACATCTACCGCGAGAAGCACATCAAGGTCTCGGTGAAGATCCTCGTCCCCATGAAGGAGCACCCGCGGTTCAACTTTGTCGGCAAGCTGCTCGGCCCCAAGGGAAACACGCTGAAGCGCCTCCAGGAGGACACCATGTGCAAGATGGCCATCCTGGGACGTGGCTCGATGAAGGACCGCAAAAAGGAGGAGGAACTGCGCGCCTCGATGGACACCAAGTACGCGCACCTGTCTGACGAACTGCACGTCGAAGTCAGCGCGAACGGACCGCCGGCGGAAGTGCACGCCCGGATCGCGTACGCCATGGCTGAACTGCGCAAGTACCTTATCCCGGACAGCAACGACTTCATCCGGCAGGAGCAGATGCGCGAACTGATGGAGGACCAGGACCCGGAGGTGGCGGTCCCCCCCAAGAAGGTCTACAAACCGAAGCCGATTCCGATGGAACAGCCgtcgccaccgccgccgccgcagaTTGCCATGTCGCGCCCGCTGCCCGCCCAGAAGAAGGTGCTGTCGATTTTGGACAAGGCGCGCGCCGCCATGGAGGAGACGCACGGACCAAG ACAAATGGCCCCGGCCCAGCGCTACGAGGAACCGGTGTACGAGCACGGGTACGAACCGACGTACGCGTACCACCCGTCCGGTCCGCCCGCACCCCGCCCCAAGTACGCCCCCGCCCCCCAGGAAGCCCCCGAGTACGAGCAGGAGTACCGCCGTGAGTACTACCGAGAGCCGGCCCCGTACGCAG CCGCCAAGCCAGCCCCGGTCACGCCCGGCTCCCGCACCTGGaagccgtcgtcgtcgtacgTGACGCAGCCGCCGTCCCGCGTCGTCCACCTGGAGGAGGCGACCATGATGAAGCGCGAGCCGGTGCCCCGGTACCGCCACGCGCCGTACACGCGACCGCAGAAGTAA
- the LOC120418647 gene encoding KH domain-containing, RNA-binding, signal transduction-associated protein 2-like isoform X1 — protein sequence MADNQENGYDEASDFKRKNNNKQAPDADEDMDAESQQQSQKAQEYIKGMMAERQALDRKYPIADRLLEVEIESVQKSGKPPARRYIDIYREKHIKVSVKILVPMKEHPRFNFVGKLLGPKGNTLKRLQEDTMCKMAILGRGSMKDRKKEEELRASMDTKYAHLSDELHVEVSANGPPAEVHARIAYAMAELRKYLIPDSNDFIRQEQMRELMEDQDPEVAVPPKKVYKPKPIPMEQPSPPPPPQIAMSRPLPAQKKVLSILDKARAAMEETHGPSTSTFRQMAPAQRYEEPVYEHGYEPTYAYHPSGPPAPRPKYAPAPQEAPEYEQEYRREYYREPAPYAAAKPAPVTPGSRTWKPSSSYVTQPPSRVVHLEEATMMKREPVPRYRHAPYTRPQK from the exons ATGGCTGACAACCAGGAGAATGGCTACGACGAGGCGAGCGACTTCAAGCGCAAGAACAACAACAAGCAAGCGCCGGATGCGGACGAGGACATGGACGCCGAGAGCCAACAGCAGTCCCAGAAGGCGCAGGAGTACATCAAGGGCATGATGGCCGAGCGGCAGGCGCTGGACCGCAAGTATCCGATCGCGGACCGGCTTCTGGAAGTGG AAATTGAATCCGTCCAGAAATCGGGCAAACCGCCGGCGCGTCGCTACATCGACATCTACCGCGAGAAGCACATCAAGGTCTCGGTGAAGATCCTCGTCCCCATGAAGGAGCACCCGCGGTTCAACTTTGTCGGCAAGCTGCTCGGCCCCAAGGGAAACACGCTGAAGCGCCTCCAGGAGGACACCATGTGCAAGATGGCCATCCTGGGACGTGGCTCGATGAAGGACCGCAAAAAGGAGGAGGAACTGCGCGCCTCGATGGACACCAAGTACGCGCACCTGTCTGACGAACTGCACGTCGAAGTCAGCGCGAACGGACCGCCGGCGGAAGTGCACGCCCGGATCGCGTACGCCATGGCTGAACTGCGCAAGTACCTTATCCCGGACAGCAACGACTTCATCCGGCAGGAGCAGATGCGCGAACTGATGGAGGACCAGGACCCGGAGGTGGCGGTCCCCCCCAAGAAGGTCTACAAACCGAAGCCGATTCCGATGGAACAGCCgtcgccaccgccgccgccgcagaTTGCCATGTCGCGCCCGCTGCCCGCCCAGAAGAAGGTGCTGTCGATTTTGGACAAGGCGCGCGCCGCCATGGAGGAGACGCACGGACCAAG CACTTCCACTTTCAGACAAATGGCCCCGGCCCAGCGCTACGAGGAACCGGTGTACGAGCACGGGTACGAACCGACGTACGCGTACCACCCGTCCGGTCCGCCCGCACCCCGCCCCAAGTACGCCCCCGCCCCCCAGGAAGCCCCCGAGTACGAGCAGGAGTACCGCCGTGAGTACTACCGAGAGCCGGCCCCGTACGCAG CCGCCAAGCCAGCCCCGGTCACGCCCGGCTCCCGCACCTGGaagccgtcgtcgtcgtacgTGACGCAGCCGCCGTCCCGCGTCGTCCACCTGGAGGAGGCGACCATGATGAAGCGCGAGCCGGTGCCCCGGTACCGCCACGCGCCGTACACGCGACCGCAGAAGTAA